Proteins co-encoded in one Gadus morhua chromosome 6, gadMor3.0, whole genome shotgun sequence genomic window:
- the LOC115545894 gene encoding dematin isoform X2 — protein sequence MMMMQKQTRTSPGSVLSLRGTNVPGSPAAAIVARVDDGVIGYKDLAALPRDKAILDIERPDLMMYQPHYSYSPERSLSPRSLSPPPSPEKALSKGSSEWPENRTPVGSSPSSTAGRTPTYTPHTHCSTPTTPTPTPNTTNTTMQHFHRPDNGSNIYKKPPIYKTVLPPALSQGKHIEDLIIESSKFPAAQPPDPSLPSKIETEYWPCPPSLAVVETEWRKRGKGGAITEEEDFGDDMFELQQLQTKQLNKIKSNLGKIILKEELGSAPLRKKTRSLPDPTVTGATSLRSAHLPESSGTSLARSTEFQSDKGLQNGDRMDRGKSLLSVLEEKIWPYEMLAVTHKGRCKLPSGVDRTRLERYLSPEEFYHLFEMTIEDFDCLSLWKRNNLKKKMALF from the exons cagACCAGGACATCACCAGGGAGTGTGTTGTCACTGAGAGGCACCAACGTTCCAGGATCCCCTGCTGCAGCAATAgtt GCCAGGGTGGATGATGGTGTCATTGGTTATAAAGACTTGGCTGCGTTGCCAAGAGACAAGGCCATTCTGGACATAGAGAGACCCGACCTGATGATGTACCAGCCTCACTACAGCTACAGTCCCGAG AGGTCCTtgtctcctcgctctctctctccccctccatcaccaGAG AAAGCTCTTTCTAAAGGGTCCAGCGAGTGGCCAGAGAACAGAACTCCAGTCGGCTCCTCTCCCAGTTCTACCGCTGGCCGgacccccacatacacaccccacacacactgctccacacccaccacccccacccccacccccaacaccaccaacaccaccatgcAACACTTTCACAGGCCAG ACAATGGGAGTAACATCTACAAGAAGCCTCCAATCTATAAGACGGTGTTGCCCCCAGCGCTGTCGCAAGGGAAACATATCGAGGACCTGATCATTGAGTCGTCCAAGTTCCCCGCGGCCCAGCCCCCCGACCCCAGCCTGCCCTCCAAGATCGAGACGGAGTACTggccctgccctccctccctggctGTCGTCG AAACGGAGTGGCGGAAGcgggggaagggaggggcgatAACCGAGGAGGAAGATTTTGGCGACGACATGTTTGAGCTGCAACAGCTTCAGACCAAACAACTTAACAAG ATCAAGTCAAACCTTGGGAAGATCATCCTAAAGGAGGAGCTGGGATCGGCTCCATTGAGAAAGAAGACCAGATCCCTCCCTGACCCAACTGTCACCggag CCACAAGTTTGAGATCTGCCCATCTGCCAGAATCCTCTGGGACCAGTCTGGCAAGG TCAACAGAATTCCAGTCCGACAAAG GACTTCAG aATGGAGACAGGATGGACAGAGGCAAGTCCCTCCTCAGCGTGTTAGAGGAGAAG ATTTGGCCCTATGAAATGTTGGCGGTCACTCACAAGGGGAGGTGCAAGCTGCCCTCAGGAGTCGACAGGACCAGGCTGGAG AGATATCTGAGTCCTGAAGAGTTCTACCATCTCTTTGAAATGACCATTGAAGACTTtgattgcctctctctctggaagAGGAACAACTTAAAGAAGAAGATGGCCCTGTTCTAG
- the LOC115545894 gene encoding dematin isoform X1 translates to MMMMQKQQTRTSPGSVLSLRGTNVPGSPAAAIVARVDDGVIGYKDLAALPRDKAILDIERPDLMMYQPHYSYSPERSLSPRSLSPPPSPEKALSKGSSEWPENRTPVGSSPSSTAGRTPTYTPHTHCSTPTTPTPTPNTTNTTMQHFHRPDNGSNIYKKPPIYKTVLPPALSQGKHIEDLIIESSKFPAAQPPDPSLPSKIETEYWPCPPSLAVVETEWRKRGKGGAITEEEDFGDDMFELQQLQTKQLNKIKSNLGKIILKEELGSAPLRKKTRSLPDPTVTGATSLRSAHLPESSGTSLARSTEFQSDKGLQNGDRMDRGKSLLSVLEEKIWPYEMLAVTHKGRCKLPSGVDRTRLERYLSPEEFYHLFEMTIEDFDCLSLWKRNNLKKKMALF, encoded by the exons cagcagACCAGGACATCACCAGGGAGTGTGTTGTCACTGAGAGGCACCAACGTTCCAGGATCCCCTGCTGCAGCAATAgtt GCCAGGGTGGATGATGGTGTCATTGGTTATAAAGACTTGGCTGCGTTGCCAAGAGACAAGGCCATTCTGGACATAGAGAGACCCGACCTGATGATGTACCAGCCTCACTACAGCTACAGTCCCGAG AGGTCCTtgtctcctcgctctctctctccccctccatcaccaGAG AAAGCTCTTTCTAAAGGGTCCAGCGAGTGGCCAGAGAACAGAACTCCAGTCGGCTCCTCTCCCAGTTCTACCGCTGGCCGgacccccacatacacaccccacacacactgctccacacccaccacccccacccccacccccaacaccaccaacaccaccatgcAACACTTTCACAGGCCAG ACAATGGGAGTAACATCTACAAGAAGCCTCCAATCTATAAGACGGTGTTGCCCCCAGCGCTGTCGCAAGGGAAACATATCGAGGACCTGATCATTGAGTCGTCCAAGTTCCCCGCGGCCCAGCCCCCCGACCCCAGCCTGCCCTCCAAGATCGAGACGGAGTACTggccctgccctccctccctggctGTCGTCG AAACGGAGTGGCGGAAGcgggggaagggaggggcgatAACCGAGGAGGAAGATTTTGGCGACGACATGTTTGAGCTGCAACAGCTTCAGACCAAACAACTTAACAAG ATCAAGTCAAACCTTGGGAAGATCATCCTAAAGGAGGAGCTGGGATCGGCTCCATTGAGAAAGAAGACCAGATCCCTCCCTGACCCAACTGTCACCggag CCACAAGTTTGAGATCTGCCCATCTGCCAGAATCCTCTGGGACCAGTCTGGCAAGG TCAACAGAATTCCAGTCCGACAAAG GACTTCAG aATGGAGACAGGATGGACAGAGGCAAGTCCCTCCTCAGCGTGTTAGAGGAGAAG ATTTGGCCCTATGAAATGTTGGCGGTCACTCACAAGGGGAGGTGCAAGCTGCCCTCAGGAGTCGACAGGACCAGGCTGGAG AGATATCTGAGTCCTGAAGAGTTCTACCATCTCTTTGAAATGACCATTGAAGACTTtgattgcctctctctctggaagAGGAACAACTTAAAGAAGAAGATGGCCCTGTTCTAG
- the LOC115545894 gene encoding dematin isoform X3: protein MMMMQKQQTRTSPGSVLSLRGTNVPGSPAAAIVARVDDGVIGYKDLAALPRDKAILDIERPDLMMYQPHYSYSPERSLSPRSLSPPPSPEKALSKGSSEWPENRTPVGSSPSSTAGRTPTYTPHTHCSTPTTPTPTPNTTNTTMQHFHRPDNGSNIYKKPPIYKTVLPPALSQGKHIEDLIIESSKFPAAQPPDPSLPSKIETEYWPCPPSLAVVETEWRKRGKGGAITEEEDFGDDMFELQQLQTKQLNKIKSNLGKIILKEELGSAPLRKKTRSLPDPTVTGATSLRSAHLPESSGTSLARSTEFQSDKGLQNGDRMDRGKSLLSVLEEKRYLSPEEFYHLFEMTIEDFDCLSLWKRNNLKKKMALF, encoded by the exons cagcagACCAGGACATCACCAGGGAGTGTGTTGTCACTGAGAGGCACCAACGTTCCAGGATCCCCTGCTGCAGCAATAgtt GCCAGGGTGGATGATGGTGTCATTGGTTATAAAGACTTGGCTGCGTTGCCAAGAGACAAGGCCATTCTGGACATAGAGAGACCCGACCTGATGATGTACCAGCCTCACTACAGCTACAGTCCCGAG AGGTCCTtgtctcctcgctctctctctccccctccatcaccaGAG AAAGCTCTTTCTAAAGGGTCCAGCGAGTGGCCAGAGAACAGAACTCCAGTCGGCTCCTCTCCCAGTTCTACCGCTGGCCGgacccccacatacacaccccacacacactgctccacacccaccacccccacccccacccccaacaccaccaacaccaccatgcAACACTTTCACAGGCCAG ACAATGGGAGTAACATCTACAAGAAGCCTCCAATCTATAAGACGGTGTTGCCCCCAGCGCTGTCGCAAGGGAAACATATCGAGGACCTGATCATTGAGTCGTCCAAGTTCCCCGCGGCCCAGCCCCCCGACCCCAGCCTGCCCTCCAAGATCGAGACGGAGTACTggccctgccctccctccctggctGTCGTCG AAACGGAGTGGCGGAAGcgggggaagggaggggcgatAACCGAGGAGGAAGATTTTGGCGACGACATGTTTGAGCTGCAACAGCTTCAGACCAAACAACTTAACAAG ATCAAGTCAAACCTTGGGAAGATCATCCTAAAGGAGGAGCTGGGATCGGCTCCATTGAGAAAGAAGACCAGATCCCTCCCTGACCCAACTGTCACCggag CCACAAGTTTGAGATCTGCCCATCTGCCAGAATCCTCTGGGACCAGTCTGGCAAGG TCAACAGAATTCCAGTCCGACAAAG GACTTCAG aATGGAGACAGGATGGACAGAGGCAAGTCCCTCCTCAGCGTGTTAGAGGAGAAG AGATATCTGAGTCCTGAAGAGTTCTACCATCTCTTTGAAATGACCATTGAAGACTTtgattgcctctctctctggaagAGGAACAACTTAAAGAAGAAGATGGCCCTGTTCTAG